DNA sequence from the Carettochelys insculpta isolate YL-2023 chromosome 31, ASM3395843v1, whole genome shotgun sequence genome:
GGCCTGGAGGAGAAGGGAAGGACAGGTACTTACGGAGCAGCCCAGTGAAGCTGCGTGTCCCTGATTGAGTCGTGAGGtgctcccagcagccaggagtgCCCAGGAGCCGCAGCTTCTCCTTCAACTTCTCCCGGATCAGCATGATCTTCTCCACCTGCATCCGAAGACTCTGCTTCCTACACAGCCCAGGGATAGGCTTACAGAGATTGTGCTAATGGCTGGGGTGGgacatccccaccccagctcaccttgccttctgggtgctggtgaggcagggccaggctgttctGGGTGCTCAGCAATGACCCCAGAAGGGTTTTTCACAGGGTGACCAGCCCCAGCAagaaagaagcagcagccagtTCTCCCAAACTGATTACCAGCCACCCAAAGAGGCTCATGGAACGCTCCTGGGTCTTATAAAGCGGGGGgactgctgcaggggaggggcagatgcCTGCAAACCCTGCAGGAAGTTAGGAGGCCCCTGGAGGGCCCTGCCTCAGCAGGGAGCAGACCCCAGCAGAGGAGGCCAAAGATGGTGGAAGACCAGCAGGTGCTCCGGGAGCAGGAGATCCCACTTGGGACTGGGCTGAAAGTCCGAGTTCTGTACTGAAAGACTTTGTGCAGGATTTAATAAACTGCAGACCAGAAAGGGACACGCTTTGAATAGCTGAAccatgtgtgggtgggtggtggtgggagtgttACGGGAGCCAGAGTaaaggggaaattgaggcagaTTTAATCAGTAccatccttgggcagaagggggtgctatACATCTAGCATGCACTTTGAGGGGGTTTCACAAGTGTCCCCCTCCACCACCCGAGAGCTGGCTGCAATTTGCAAAGCACCTTCGGCTGCGGCAGAGCGAGAGGAGCCGCGGGTGTGTCTGAAGCTGTACCCCCGCTGGAATGCACAGAACCCACCAGGGTTATCCAGCCTGGCGCACACAGCACCGTAGCAGCTGCTCACTCTCCCCTTACCACTCACTCCGCAGGGCCGGGTTGTTCAGCACCATGGCGATGGTCCGAGCGCCCAGGTTGTTAGGAGTGGCCCATGTCACCATCACTTGCTTGTGCAGCTGAGAGCAGATCCTGACCAGCGTCTCATTGTCCCTCGCCACCACGATCAGGTTCCCCACCCGCTCGCCTGTCCAAAGCAACAAGAGTAGCATGGTCTGTGTATCACACCCCAGGTTTTGCACGCAGCTTCCTCATGCCTGggggctggccccactgctggctcccTCATCCTTGggtccctgctggccccacacacttTGCCAGCACACCAGGGCCCTGCTGGCCCTCAGAGTCCTGTCACCATGgtgtctgcccctcccaccccacagcccgcaTACCCCACCATCTGCAGCCAGTTCATGGCCAGTCACCAGTGTCTTTTCTGCTGTCTGCAGTGACACCTAGTGCCTGCTCTGGGGTCCAGCAGTATCTGAGGTCATGCCTAGAGCAAAGGGCTGGGGGTGTGAAGGGCGGAGCCTAGGgtagggctggctgtgggggcagagagggcccCTTTGCATGCAGGGGGGGCAGCAGCACTGGAGCTATTTTTGGGTGGGAGTGCTGGttgcacacctcttcccctctcccctctaCCTTGTTGGACCTGTTGAGAGCTAGtagccaactctcctggaccggACCGACCAGACTGTATTGCTCAATGGCTCCCAATCTGGGAGAGTTGGTAGCTCTCACCGCCTCAGGCtgggggccacagctggagcacccacagagccctgggctggtggTGGGACCTTGGGGCTGGCCAAGCCAGCAGGCAGTGGGACCATGAAGGCTAGCAGGCCCCATGGTGATGTCACTTTCTCATGCGAGCTTACCAAACTTCATGCCCCAGGAATGGCCTCCTGGCAGCGCATCCATTCTCCCAGCCGCCAGAGGAGGAGTGGCACCTCGTGGCACCCACGAGGCTTGGGGCTTTTTTATCCTTCCCCTATCCCctgacagcagggagcccatgttAGCACTCCGACCTCGTGGGGTGAGTGGGCAGACACCactgcggggcgggggagggtgagcTGCAAGCCTGTGGCCCACTCCAAGGTGGTCGTGGGCCACTAGTGAGCTGTAGTGTGAGACCCACTGGCCTAGGGGTACCCAGCGAATTGCATTCCAGCTACAACGAGAATGCTGCTGCCTGGGCTGCACaggccctccagccccaccaagGTGTGCCCTCGCTGGTGCTCACGCAGTTACGTCCTCCTCATGGCTCCTTTTGCAAGAGTGCAGCTAGTTGGGGTATGGCCACACCCACTGCTATTCGCTTCCCCAGCACCCTTCGAACTGAACCAGGCTGGCCGACACACAGGAGCCCCTGCTTGCATCACCCTGAGAGGGGCAGAGGTGTGAAGGTCCACTGGGACCTTCACCTCAGCCTCCAAAAGCTCCTAGCAGGCACCTCAGGCGGGAGGCCAGGCTGGGCGAGTGGCAGGCAGGAACTTCCCAAATTAAACACCCTGCTTCAGAACGTCcaggcagcccctcccagctctcccccacccactgcacatGCGTCTGGGAGCCAGGGACTCACCATACAAGCCGAAGGTCTTCGAGAAGGACTGGGCGCAGAAGAGCTCGAATCCTCGGGCCACAAAGTGTCGCAACACCCAGGCATCTCTGTCCAGGTCACCGGAGGCCAGCCCCTGAGCCAGGATGTTGAAGAAGGGGAAAAGGTGCTTCCTCTAGGGACACAGCAGGTAAAGAAGCACGCCTTGAGTCTCTGTCCAGCTTGGCAAGCCAGGCCAGCGCCAATGAGAGCTGGAGAAAAGCCCCGTCTCCCTGCTCTCACTTACCCCCATCACCCTGGCAACTTCTTCCCACTGCATGGGAGTCAGGCCAGTTTCCTCTGGAGCATGGAGCACAACTATGGAGCTGTCTGGGGCGCTCTGCAAGCAAGACACCAACTGAGCTGGGCAGCCAccaagcagctgggagatgggacTGGGTTGAGGGTGAGGGGCACCTGGCAAAGCTCCAGCCAGTTCCTTACCTCCAGTGCCTCCAGGAATTTGCCTATGGCGACAGCCAGCCTGACGGTGTCCCAGTACTGGTATGGACGGATCTCCGTAAAGCCGGCATCCTGGAATATGCCCTGGAGGCTGTCTGCGGGGACAGGAACCGGGGCAGGTGAGGTGGGCGGGAATTGGGTACTTGCCCTGGAAATAGTTTGTGAGTTACTCTGATTTACTTGTGCTGCTCACTGGGCTCACATGGAGTCAGAGCAGCAGTGTGCAGGTGGTATGGCCTGGTCTGGCCTGACAGGCCTGTAACCATGTTGTCGTGTCCCTTGTctattttccatctgtgggcagattaagttttgttatgtgcagatgtgcaccacccatagacacacaggctgccggctgtgggcactctgctaatcagctgggcagcaccggattctcccctgggtggctgcctaagtgctcagcttgcagggaacactgacccaTGGTAATTTCTCATATTGTCATTGTCATGTGAAGAgctgcagctctccagggctCCATTCAAACTGCTGTTGAGCCAGGCAGAGAAAAGCAATAGCtgtgggaaaggcagggagatcCCAGCCAAATTCCTTCTGTGGAGCAGGTGTCCTGTCCACACCAAAATCTCACCCATCATAGGGACAGTTGGAGCTGCCCACTGTGTCTTGGGGGGTTACAAACCACCCTACCTCACCAGCAGGCTCAGCAAAGAGGCCAAGGGGTCAATGGGGCATGGGGCTTCTTGCGCTGCACCTGCGCATTAACTCACTGCTGCCCTTTCTGGCCATTTTGCAGAGCTGGCATTGCACGGAGAAATGCAGTTTGTTGTCTGGTGTAAGACAACCACACTGCCGTCTCGCCCTGCTTCCAAACAGTCCTTTCTCGTGTAAGATGCTGCCGCCACCTCCCAGAATCACATAGAACAGCAGAGCCAGTGCCCAAGCTCTTACCCCACTGTGGCAAGGCAATGTAAACTGCTGTGGGACCCGGGCTGCTTCTGttgtaccagccctggaggaattCAGCTCCAATCCGAACAGCTCCCGTCCCTCCTACTGTGTGAACACCACCTGCCTGACTTGTATAGAGACAAAAGGGCAACATCTTTAACGTCAACTGCCAGTTAGGCCAAAGGGCTCAGGCCTGCTCGGAGGGtccgacagccactgcaggcctggtGGCAAGGAGGGACAGAGGGCAAAGCTCCACACCCCCGGAAGGGGCGGAgccatgggcagaaggggcatggccttgaGCCATCAGTTCTTAGCGCCAGCCAGATGTGGTGCTGGGCCCCCCCATCAAACACACAGGGCTGTGTGGATCTGCCACTTCAAAAAGGCCAAAGTAGCTGCGACAgcagccggagctctgggcccctttgaaatgctgggcctgtggcaactgccccctttgttctGCCCCACCCATTGGTGGCAAGCCTGTGTCTACTGCACCTCTGATGAACTAGAACACATGCTTCCTGCCAGAAGGAAGCAAGAAATCCCTGCTAGAGACGAGTTACAATACTACCACCAGTGCTGCTCTGGGTTTGGCAGAATACCCCTTCATAGTTGGCTTAGCATCCCACACATTCAAACTAGCCTGCGCCAGACACTACCACCCCCACGGAGTACACAGAACCCCAGCACTGCAATTCAAGAGTGACAACATGCGTCTTCCTCCAAGAGGCCAAACTAGAGGAAAAATCCCTACCTGGACTGggaacacagcacagaacactcgaactggaagggacttcgaagcgttatcaagtccagcccactgccctcacagcaggacccagcaccatctagaacaggggtcagcaatctttccaaggcagagtgctgaaatttgacctctgacCTTCTGTGTACAggccaagtgccggtgatacttttgaaagtctctaatagtcctacttacaacagcttcattaataaggaaagatgcagagctttatcatttaggtggcggttgggcttttgttactccacagttggcatggctttgagcaagctcccgatggcttggggaggatgggcagggctgaggtcctgcctcacatgccaatgaaaagtggcttatgtgccactcttggcacctgtgccgggggttgctgacccctcatctaaatcatccctgactggtgtttgtctgacctgctccAATGATGGCCTAGGCAACTTATTCTTCTGGCCTTAGGGCCTCTCTCACCCCAAAACCCCCTCACCCAGGAGGCAAGAGCAGAAGGGGAAAAATCTCCCCAGAATTGCCATGATTTTTAATGCTATTTTTCCTCTCACTTGGACTGAGATTttccagtcagaactggtggtgtAGGATTCTGTGTGGCTTTTAAATTGTGTCAGTGGGCCCAGGTTCTAGGAGACAGGTTTTTTAAATGGTAGATAAatcagaataaatcattttatccCCCTCCCCGTTGAAGCCGAGATCTTTTCCTTTGCAATGGCAGTTGGGCAGGGTCTGAAAGCCCCATTGCACTTAGCGTTGCAGACACCCCAGGAGACACATGCTCCTGTCTGCAGACCTTACAGCCTATACCTGGGATGGGCATCCCCAAATCATGGgtaggctgcatgagtggccctccttcacatCAGTGggctggggttccacctgcggcCCTGTGGCCactcctccccccatgccccatcccctctccttccctaGCTGGAATGCTGCGTATCAGCTCTTCGCAGCATTTGCACAGAGGTGCAAGGACAGAGCCTGAATCAGGCAACTCGTGGCTCTGAAAGCCCTGtaagggagaagtgcatggtttCAGTGCCCTGATGTACAAGAGACACATGGAGCAGGACAGCAGCCAGAGGGTCTGTAAGATGCAGGTGCAGCCCCAGTGGGCCGGAGGTTGCCCACTACTGCTCTACACAGATACAGCAGGATTATtaacccattttacaggtgggtgAGCCAAGGTAAGGACTGATGAAATAACTTTTCACATGGAGCTTGAGGCAGAGCTGGAAATCCAAGCCAGATCTCTGCAGGGCTATGCCAGACCCACAAGCAGAAGGGCAGTCTTCAGAGGGGATGGCTAACTAGCCTGCAGTTAGGAAGTGGACATTTGGCCCAAGCATTTAGTGGCAAACCCCTCTCCCCATGTCTTACAAAGAGAGTCCTATGGTCAGTAAAGGCTATATAAAGCAGCCCAGAGATGAAAGCTCAATGGCTCTTTTCTTGGCAGCAACTTAGCTAATAGCTAGGAATAAGAGCTGGGGAATGAAGACACTCAGTTCTCCACCTGAATCATATAATCCaaagtctggaagggacctcaggtcatcAATCCAGcccactgctcaaagcaggaccaagcaccatctttatcatcccagccagggcttcgtcaAGCCGAGACTTAGAAACCTGTAGGGAAGGAGATCCCACCACCtacctaggtaacccattccagttcttcagcaccctcccagtgaagtaggttttcctaatatccaacctacacctccagCACTGTCACTTGAGAcccttgctctttgttctgccatccatcactacagagaacagcctctctcctccctccttagaaccccccttcaggaagctgaaggctgctatcaaatcacccctcactcttctcttctgcagactaaataagcccagatccctcagcctctccttgtaggtcactGTGGGGCCTTTGGCAAGTCACAACCCCTCTCTGTACCCCATCTCTCGATAACACCCTAGGAGGGCTCACAACCCCTTCCTACATGCCACTAGAGCCTGCTGTTAGAGGTGCAAACTGTGCAAGAGTCACATCCACTGCTATGGATTGGCAAAAGCTGGGCAGAAATAGGTCTAATTCCCCAGAGCTCAATAGTCCCAGATAGGAAACATAAAGACGAACCCCACTTCACCTTGCCGGGGAGCAGGGGACTTGTGCCCGTCATACTAAAGGGTTACAGCTGGGTTGCTGGGGCTAGTATCTGAGAGATCAGCATGCAGCTAGAAGCAGGAACTGGTGATGCTCCTGGAGGGAATTGTTGCCCTGATCTATGGCAGCTCCAGCCAACTCAGCCCTTGCACAGTGTAACTACCCCCACCCTAGTGAGCTGTAGCGTTCTAACCACCTTGGTTACTCACTGACAACTATAGTGGTACAAAAGCTGTGTGTGGACTGGCCCTAATGGCAAGGGGGCAGGTATAGATTGGGCGGGGTGGTTCCAAAAGCCTCAGTGAAGTAACCATGAGAAGCTCTGAGCCAGGGCTCAGAAGATGTAAGTCATGGGGCTGGCCCGCCTGTTTGGGAGAGAGGAGGGCTGGGTTGTTTTTCTAGGAGGGCTTTCCAAACTCAAAGATTTCAGCAGCATTGCCTTGGGCAGCCACCATCAGCTTGCAGAATCCATACCCTGTTCTCCAGGATGGCTCGACTGCCTCTGCCAAGCACCAGCTCCGTGGCTGccctggtaaactcagagagcccAAGCACTGGGAGGTACTCATGGTCCAGGGTCGGGTCACTGGTGATCTGCAGCAGGCTCTGTTTCACTGCAGGACAGACCCATGCTTTGCCAGTTTCAGTCTGACAGCCTGCAGGAAGAAAAAGCAAGCCAAGTGGTCCATGACTGGCCCATGCATCACAGTTCCTTTATAATGGCCAGGCCCTGAGAGAATGGTCTCCCACTGCTACTGACTTATGCAGTCACTCCTTTAGTTCAAGTGGCAGAGGATGGTGTGGCACAAATCACTGATTCTCACTGCTGGTGTCCTACAGAGGGACACAACAGTCCATTATCTCTGTACCTGGGCCTCAGAGCCCCTGCCCTCACCTTTACACACTTTCTGCAATTCTTAAATTCCTTTCCTTTAAAGTTCTGCacggcacagctgctgctggaggcacgAATTTGCAGCACTAGAAACTCCTGCCCTTTGCCAAGCTCCAGACAAGGTACCCAGCCAACAGCACTTCCAATGTCTCCTTTTCCCACATATGTACTACAGAACCTCAACCTGCACCCAAGAGGGAAGATGGCTCGTGAACACAGGCACCCACAGGTTTGGGCAACAGCTAGAGCCAGAttacattacaggttgaacctctctagtccaacacactgctcaagcaacatctgtggtccagcataattttaattagctggatgtccacttatcatggagaacaagaagtcttgtggcaccttacagactaacatattttggagcataagctttcatgggcaaagacccgcttctgatcagatcttttctgttagtctacaaggtgccacaggaccctccgttgctgtctctgatacttgtcacttatCATGGAGATGGCTAAgtttccatggtcccatgaagtgcTATAATTTACCTCTAAGTTATCCCTATATACTAAGAGAaccgtaagcagtggaaatatagGTAATGCTGGTAGATAAAATTGACCTCctatgatctggcaaattctctggtttggcaccagtcaagtcccaatggtgctggagtagagaggttcaacctgtagtcgcCAGCTACCAgtggctgcagcagtagcaggacAAGGTACCCACAGCAGAGGCTGTGCACTGCAGGTGCTTGGTAGCTCCCCACTTGCAGGACTCCCCAACTCTACCAGAAATAACTTTTGTTTCATTGCATTTTTACGTAGGGGGGGGCATTCTTTAACAGGAGAATACCATCCGTGACCACCCTACCTGCCAGAGACATGGGCAAGATGTGCCAGAAGGCCAGAGTCAGACAACGGCCTGTACAGGAAGTCACCTCCCTACATTATTTCTCTGTCCCATTTGTACCTTTGCTTCACCACACGtgacttccccctgccctgaTGCAATAGGGTCAGTTGGACTTCATGCCTCCTCCTGATTGCCATCACTCCTGCTGATGGTGTCCCAGTCAGAAGGGAGATTTGTCATCTTGACTGTTAAAATACTAAGCATGAAGTCCTGCATCCCCTTGAAATCAACAGCAAACTCACCTTGATTTCAACAGGGCCAGGCTTTCACTGCTTTTTGGGAAAGCGAGCAGACATGATCTAGCCACAGCAAAGAGAAGCCCCTTGGCAGGACTTGGCCCTTCCAGTTACAGCTGGAAATCTCATTTAGGGTACATCCACACTGCCAGCCGGGACCGTCATTCCTGGCTCGCAAGCTAGTGTACTAACAAGACAGTGGGGCCAAAGCAGCCGAAGGGCTAGCTGCCTTGCATACGAAACCCACCCAAGGTGCTAGGTATGTCCTGGGCGTGGCTTAGTCCTGCTGCATGTCACACTGTTGTGCACAGTTGCATGAGCAGTGCTTGCATGATTATGCTTCCTTGAGCTGGAATGTACCACACCCTTAGAAGTTGTGATTACTGACCACAGACCCACATTTTAGGCTTCTCCCGCCAGCCTCAGTCAGATAGAATCAGGTGGGGGAAAGAGTGCTATCCCAAGGGCACGGCCCCTAACCAGCCAGTCCTACCCCAGTGGTTGAGGTACACCTTGTGAGGGGATGGATCCTGCTGGTAAGCATCCAGGAGCCAGTCTGCTTCACTGGTGAGCGGGACAtcaagaaagagagacagagcagCCATGGGCTAGAAAGAGGCAACAGGATCCTGCAGTGTTTGCTCTGGTCCTTTGCCTGCATCCAAAGACTcactcagccactgctgggagaaaGGCAACTCTGCaactgccccaggctctgccaggctgtggaATGTTAGGACAGGAGTTGCCAGGAAACAGCTTCCGGCTGAGTGTTCTGAACAGCCGAACAAACGTTCCCTGGCCTGAAGCAGCAAGCAGTGTGGGGGCATGCTGCAAGGGGACCGACAGTCTTATTCGGTACCTCTGTGACCCACAGatttcctgctgggctgctgcctaACCCTGCAGGGACATAAACTCACTAGGCACCTAAGGTCTTCAGAGCACACGTACACCCACGTTCTTTGTAAGCTGGGtgcatgggtggctgctcatGAAACTCCAATACGGCCTAGCTTTttagcagagcaaccacagcTAGATGttttgtttctacaggtggtgtgCATTCCACTTGCATCAGTGCACATGGAAAAATTATTCTACATGTAAGGGAAAAGAGGGGATATATTGCTAGGTGCCCAGACTCCCAGCCAAACCCCACAGTGATTTACAAGCCAGGAAAGCTGGGTCTTCCTCTGCTTGTGTTACATATAGGGGCCCACTCCAGCCAGCATGAGCAGAGGTCACCTCCTTGTTCAGAGCCTTTAGATATGTACACATGCAAAAGAGCCAGGGGAAGGAGGTTGTCCACCTCCATTGTAACCATTAGCCTAGTGGCTAGGAGCTCCCCCTGCTGTGAGacatcctccctccccctcctgagGGGGAGAAGGGCATTGAACAGGCTCTGCTGCCTTTCAGGTGAGTGTTCCAAGGACTTGCCCCTAGAATACCCTGAATGGGGAGGCAAGCAGAACAGTACAAGTTTGGTGGAGAGGCGTTAGACAGCTGAAGTACTGATGCTGCATTTCAGGCACAGCAGCTGAGGTAACAATGGAAACTGGCTGTGGCCATGCAGGAAGGCCCCTAAAGGCAGAGAGAGGAGTGCTCATGGAACAGAAGGGGTGGCTACACCAAgcattgggggcggggggaggttgtCTCCTTTAATACATTaatgtgggaaagacccaggtCCTCCTGCTACCAGCCTAAAGCTCTTCCAGGCAGTGGAATGGTGGGACAAGAGTTGCCCAGTTCAGGAACTATCCTACCCCAATCCCACTGCACCTAGTGCCACACAgtcccccccatcctcctctaCAGGCTTTTGGATGGGTGCAGTGCATTTGATGGACTAAGGAAAAGCCCAGGCAGAAGCTGCAGGGTGGTAGCATAGCTGGATGCATGGTTCTGTTCTGGCATCTGGGGAATGAAGTACAATTTGATACAGCAAAGAAGCCGCCACTGGAGGTGAGGAGATACATCAGTTTTATCACAGTAGACTTAACCCCACCCCAGGGTGGTACAGCCTGGCTTAGAGGTGGACATTTTCCAGGGGCAGAGACCTGCAGGTACCTTCCAcacatgctgcagcagggggctggacagctTCCGCCAATGTGTCCTGAAAGGAAAGCAGAGCATTAAGGTAGAACTAGCTCACCCTCAGGGCCACAACATGAGCCAGCTCTGAAAGCAAGGCAGGTGAAGGACAATGATGCATCAAGGCCTCCTGCTGTACACCCTCTAAAACAAGAGCACCAGAAGAGAACCACTGAATCAGGGGTCACCAACTCCAGCCTGCTCAGACCAATATGGGAGCATCCCTCAGCCCACCAACACCTCCTCCTTGACACTGCCCTGACTTAAGTGCCAGATTTTCAGGAAGAGCTCAGAGCCAGTTCCGCTGAGTCCTCCTGACAAGTCAGCcacttattttgatgaataaccaGGAGCTTTGGAAAAGTTGAGCATGAATATTCCAAGGAGCATCTAAAGGAAGCCAGTGGCTGGTAGGATGAAGGAGCTGGAGGGTTCCAAAATGGGGCAAAGTTCCAATGGAGCAACTTGGGAGGCATGAGGgtatgggaaggggcaggagtacGAGACAAGGAAGTGAAGCTAGAGGGTAATCTTGCTATGCCCTGGAATTGTTGTACTCTCCCAAGGGAAGTGCTGGAAGCCCATTCATTTAGGAGAGGTGGGAACTGGACTGGACATACCATGAGAAGCTGTGTTGTAGGAATAGCCTGTGTGAGAGGGAACTGAGCTGGCCTTTTTCCAGCTTCAGATCTCTATGAACCACTGGCACATCCTCGCTCCAAGATCTGTTGCTGCCATAGCAGAGAAGCATTAAAAACACCAGAGAGATATTTGACTGGATCTCTCCACCTGGAACAAACATTTCAGAGCCCAACAGCAGGCAACCAAGTGGGAGAGAGACCACAGACCTCAGGTAATCAAAATGAGATACAGGCTGTTGCTGGAGCAGCAGTAACACTGGGCAGGAATGTTGCTTTTAGATAGCTATCCATGGAGTCAAGGTATCTACAGCTTCTCCTTAGCACTGCACAGAGCGTTGGACTGAAACAACAAAAACTAAAGTTCTTAGAAAGGGGTTAAAATACTTTGAAAAACTAGGAGATGGTTATTTTCCCCCTCTTATTTTCACTAACTACAAACCACATGTAAGTCAGCTATCATTAAAAGTTTAGTTACTGTGTCTTCTTCCACTGCAGCCGAAGAGGATGATGACTCCTCTGCTAGGCATCCTCTTCTTGCTTCATATGCTGCATCATCTTCCACTGGAAAGAGGCAAGAGCAAAGTCATAGGCAACAAAAGCTGCACCCACTGATAGCAGTTGTTTCGTAAAGGAGCTGTGCATGTTAGCATCCAAAACACTACAAAGAGCTGCGAATCCCCTCAAGTTGCCTCATGGGCAACATAGGTTTGGTTGCAACATTTGCGGACCAGTACAGAGTGCTCCTGGTAGAGAATCGCACCAAGAATTCTGTGCCATGAAGCGGAAAAGGGAAATCTACCAGCAAACACAGGACAGCAGCAGACGAGAGCATGGAGAGCTGCTGACTTTCATGGATCATTTCCCTTATGGTACGTCCAGAGCACTTCACAGCGATGAACAAACCAAGTCAACACCTCAGCTTGGCCATTATTATTCTCCAGTGAAGGAGCTCGGAGAGAGATGCAGGGACTTGTCCAAGCCCACAGGCCAAGCCAGCATCAGACGTGTGACTAGATTTCTGGTGGTTTGCCTCCTTGGCTATGATTTGACCACCAAACATTCCTTCTGTTTAAGCGGTACTGTCGGTTCAGTTCACCACAGATAGCAGGGGACCAGTTTTACTCACAGATCAGATGTTGTCCATTGAGATAAACTGGCCCAGTTCCAGACTTTAATTCAAAGGCAACAGGAGGGATAAGTTCAAAGCCATCCAGACTGATCTGgaacaaaaacattttacattaaaacagaaaaatcacTGAAATACTGAAAAGGCGGCCGGTAGCTCAAGAGAAAGGGCAGGAACATGAGGCGTACAGCTGAAGCAGAGCCTGCTGGGGGGCATTCCCTGGAGGATGGGCTTTACAAGGATTCCTTTGTTCATTAcctgttttcagaaaagctggcAAATGCCCAAGCCAAACTCTGCCCTCAGTTACACCCCTCActgcattgacatcagtggggtcATTCAGGTGTGACCAAGGACAAAGTTTGGAGAcagtctcccagcccccacacacttACATTGCCAGGAAAACTAATGCTGAGTTAGTAGAATTGTTAATTTGTGCCTTCCTAAGCAGACTGATAAACCGCACTGTTTTGACTCATCACTGGCAGATCTGAGGAGCAGGGCACAATTTCAGGCTCACTTTttctcctggctggggaagcCACACTACAATGTGTTCTCTGAAATCCAGTGCATCTCTCAGTTAATTATTAG
Encoded proteins:
- the GOT1L1 gene encoding putative aspartate aminotransferase, cytoplasmic 2, with the translated sequence MSSPLLLSSAGSEEEKPIAVLWGCELNTRTRRCVVVEDEDFLEHLVLLKTICLGEEAKDELHVVAVASKNTYGDNRPVPIASLRLSVLPMISLDGFELIPPVAFELKSGTGPVYLNGQHLILEDDAAYEARRGCLAEESSSSSAAVEEDTDTLAEAVQPPAAACVEGCQTETGKAWVCPAVKQSLLQITSDPTLDHEYLPVLGLSEFTRAATELVLGRGSRAILENRAGGVHTVGGTGAVRIGAEFLQGWYNRSSPGPTAVYIALPQWDSLQGIFQDAGFTEIRPYQYWDTVRLAVAIGKFLEALESAPDSSIVVLHAPEETGLTPMQWEEVARVMGRKHLFPFFNILAQGLASGDLDRDAWVLRHFVARGFELFCAQSFSKTFGLYGERVGNLIVVARDNETLVRICSQLHKQVMVTWATPNNLGARTIAMVLNNPALRSEWKQSLRMQVEKIMLIREKLKEKLRLLGTPGCWEHLTTQSGTRSFTGLLPSQVAFLAQHKHIYLLRNGQVSVCSLNPRNLDYVGQSINEAVSSTAQGVPGPSWAEMS